The following coding sequences lie in one Gemmatimonadota bacterium genomic window:
- a CDS encoding BrxA/BrxB family bacilliredoxin: protein MSLTDLRARPVREEMRAMGLRELVTPEQVDAAFAEPETLLVAVNSMCGCAAGIMRPAVRDALARGPAPGVATTVFAGQDTDATARAREYFAPHPPSSPAVAIVRGGETLWMLSRAEIEGRPYPVVAEKITRALTEYCG from the coding sequence ATGTCTTTGACGGATCTGAGGGCGCGGCCCGTGCGCGAGGAAATGCGGGCGATGGGCTTGCGGGAGCTGGTGACGCCGGAGCAGGTGGACGCGGCGTTCGCGGAGCCGGAGACGCTGCTGGTGGCGGTGAACTCCATGTGCGGGTGCGCGGCCGGCATCATGCGTCCCGCGGTTCGCGACGCACTCGCGCGCGGCCCGGCTCCCGGCGTCGCGACGACCGTATTCGCGGGCCAGGACACGGACGCCACCGCGCGTGCCAGGGAGTACTTCGCGCCGCACCCCCCGTCCTCACCTGCCGTGGCCATCGTACGCGGGGGGGAGACGCTCTGGATGCTGTCGCGGGCCGAGATCGAGGGGCGGCCCTATCCGGTCGTGGCCGAGAAGATCACCCGCGCGCTGACCGAATATTGCGGCTGA
- a CDS encoding EAL domain-containing protein has product MRIVACVRSEELRELTERAAELLSARLEHQDLDDGAPVRAGRRSDIVLIEARDAGDAALVEEVKRASGAAIVVACDRELAADERVLLYADDWLPRAADLEELRLRLAAAHLRNTRRILPGRAIDRPSQDELLYDRFTGFPTLPLIMHRARELLAQQGEITILYINFVWYEKIEELYGWQTLDKLVQTNAEALRHHFEEEGRADHLLMVSHTGDNNFVVFTRLPGDGDEAERRLSNLSRRLEEEMVTRIEDTHGEDIASLCGIYVGSATVYANPKFRTERLVYRGLREAAAAARSVAGLERSRKVGDLRATVSEQDIYIEYHPIVRADTREIYGYEALARGQKRELRSPEVLFEVAEEANLVWELSRVVRDRAVRGLIGELAEGQLLFINCDAHDFADPAFRDVDPADLGIDDPTRIVLEITERTAILDYPRFRDHLAVFRKKGFRVAVDDAGSGYAGLGSIANLDPDFIKLDIGLIANIDSNPRKQNLVRTMVEFADSHDAMVVAEGVEREEEFDTVKGLGVHLVQGFLFHEPGVVARR; this is encoded by the coding sequence GTGAGGATCGTCGCGTGCGTGAGATCCGAGGAGCTGCGCGAGCTCACCGAGCGGGCGGCCGAGCTGCTGAGCGCGCGGCTGGAGCACCAGGACCTGGACGACGGCGCGCCGGTGCGCGCGGGCCGGCGCTCCGACATCGTCCTGATCGAAGCCCGCGACGCCGGCGACGCGGCGCTCGTGGAGGAGGTCAAGCGCGCGTCGGGGGCGGCCATCGTGGTGGCCTGCGACCGCGAACTCGCGGCCGATGAGCGGGTGCTCCTGTACGCCGACGACTGGCTTCCGCGCGCCGCCGACCTGGAGGAGCTGCGGCTGCGGCTGGCCGCAGCGCACCTGCGCAACACGCGCCGCATCCTGCCCGGCCGCGCCATCGACCGGCCCAGCCAGGACGAGCTGCTCTACGACCGCTTCACCGGCTTCCCCACGCTGCCCTTGATCATGCACCGCGCCCGGGAGCTGCTCGCGCAGCAGGGCGAGATCACAATCCTCTACATCAACTTCGTCTGGTACGAGAAGATCGAGGAACTCTACGGCTGGCAGACGCTGGACAAGCTGGTGCAGACCAACGCCGAGGCGCTCCGTCACCACTTCGAGGAGGAGGGGCGCGCAGACCACCTGCTCATGGTCTCGCACACGGGCGACAACAACTTCGTGGTGTTCACGCGGCTGCCCGGCGACGGCGACGAGGCCGAGCGCCGACTCAGCAACCTGTCGCGCCGGCTCGAGGAAGAGATGGTCACGCGCATCGAGGACACCCACGGAGAGGACATCGCCTCCCTGTGCGGCATCTACGTCGGCTCCGCCACGGTTTACGCCAACCCCAAGTTTCGCACCGAGAGGCTCGTCTACCGAGGCCTGCGCGAGGCCGCGGCCGCCGCGCGCAGCGTGGCGGGCCTGGAGCGGAGCCGGAAGGTGGGCGACCTGCGGGCCACCGTGTCCGAGCAGGACATCTACATCGAGTACCACCCCATCGTGCGCGCCGACACGCGCGAGATCTACGGCTACGAGGCGCTCGCCCGCGGCCAGAAGCGCGAGCTCCGCTCGCCCGAGGTGCTGTTCGAGGTGGCCGAGGAGGCCAACCTCGTGTGGGAGCTGAGCAGGGTCGTGCGTGACAGGGCGGTGCGCGGGCTGATCGGCGAGCTGGCCGAGGGCCAGCTGCTCTTCATCAACTGCGACGCCCACGACTTCGCGGACCCCGCTTTCCGCGACGTGGACCCGGCCGACCTGGGCATCGACGATCCGACGCGCATCGTGCTGGAGATCACCGAGCGCACCGCCATCCTGGACTACCCCCGCTTCCGCGACCACCTGGCCGTGTTCCGGAAGAAGGGCTTCAGGGTGGCCGTGGACGACGCCGGCAGCGGCTACGCCGGCCTGGGCTCCATCGCCAACCTGGACCCGGACTTCATCAAGCTGGACATAGGGCTGATCGCCAACATCGACTCGAACCCCAGGAAGCAGAACCTGGTCAGGACGATGGTGGAGTTCGCCGATTCACACGACGCGATGGTCGTGGCCGAGGGCGTGGAGCGGGAAGAGGAGTTCGACACCGTGAAGGGCCTGGGAGTCCACCTCGTGCAGGGCTTCCTGTTCCACGAGCCGGGGGTGGTGGCGCGGCGCTAG
- a CDS encoding putative glycoside hydrolase yields the protein MRAARAAWRRLPPDLRGGVQAGAILLLFGGAFATLGPIGPSLDGRARVLPADLTHVALRALPAAVLEAARWSEPVAPARPPVPRPALPAVPAGERVPKPPAVRGLYVSGWVAGTASILGGLLGLADTTEINAFVVDVKDATGHTGYRTSVPFARDVGADREPRVGNIGALLDTLRAHGVYPIARIVVFKDPIVARARPDLAIQDSAGSPWVDHHGDVWVDAFNAEVWDYAVALAREAVELGFSEIQWDYVRFPDAPLSSLDLAVHPARAGRTKADAVTAFMEYAREQLADLEAPITAAVFGLTTTVIGDLGIGQDWLRMQAASDVLLPMIYPSHYRAGSYGFDSPNAHPYGIMRAALQAAVERADGVAGAAAVRPWIQDFTLGPPRYGPAHVRAQIQAAYDLGIDEWVLWNPKNRYTAEALVGRSGYEPDFPIPDEGFEARD from the coding sequence ATGCGAGCGGCGCGGGCCGCCTGGCGGCGCCTGCCCCCGGACCTCCGGGGAGGCGTCCAGGCCGGGGCCATACTCCTGCTGTTCGGTGGTGCGTTCGCCACGCTGGGCCCCATCGGACCTTCTCTCGATGGGCGCGCGCGGGTGCTGCCGGCCGACCTGACCCACGTGGCGCTGCGGGCGCTGCCGGCCGCGGTCCTGGAGGCGGCGCGGTGGTCCGAACCGGTCGCTCCCGCGCGGCCCCCGGTCCCGCGCCCGGCGCTGCCCGCCGTCCCGGCAGGGGAGCGCGTGCCCAAGCCGCCGGCCGTGCGCGGGCTGTACGTGAGCGGCTGGGTGGCGGGTACCGCGTCGATCCTGGGAGGGCTGCTGGGGCTGGCCGACACCACCGAGATCAACGCCTTCGTGGTGGACGTGAAGGACGCCACCGGCCACACGGGCTACCGGACGAGCGTGCCCTTCGCGCGGGACGTAGGCGCGGACCGCGAGCCCCGCGTCGGAAACATCGGCGCGCTGCTGGACACGCTGCGCGCCCACGGCGTCTATCCCATCGCCCGCATCGTCGTATTCAAGGACCCCATCGTGGCGCGCGCGCGGCCGGACCTGGCGATCCAGGACTCCGCCGGGAGCCCCTGGGTGGACCACCACGGCGACGTCTGGGTCGACGCCTTCAACGCCGAGGTCTGGGACTACGCGGTCGCGCTGGCGCGCGAAGCCGTGGAGCTGGGCTTCAGCGAGATCCAGTGGGACTACGTGCGTTTCCCCGACGCGCCCCTGAGCAGCCTGGACCTGGCGGTCCACCCGGCGCGCGCGGGGCGCACCAAGGCGGACGCCGTGACCGCCTTCATGGAGTACGCGCGCGAGCAGCTCGCGGACCTGGAGGCGCCCATCACGGCGGCCGTTTTCGGCTTGACGACGACGGTAATAGGCGATCTGGGCATCGGCCAGGATTGGCTGCGCATGCAGGCCGCGAGCGACGTCCTCCTGCCCATGATCTACCCGTCCCACTACCGCGCCGGGTCGTACGGCTTCGACAGCCCCAACGCGCACCCGTACGGGATCATGCGTGCCGCGCTCCAGGCGGCGGTCGAGCGCGCGGACGGCGTGGCTGGGGCCGCCGCCGTACGCCCCTGGATCCAGGACTTCACGCTGGGGCCGCCGCGCTACGGGCCGGCGCACGTGCGCGCCCAGATCCAGGCGGCGTACGACCTGGGTATAGACGAGTGGGTCCTTTGGAACCCCAAGAACCGCTACACCGCGGAGGCGCTGGTGGGGAGGAGCGGTTACGAGCCAGACTTCCCGATCCCGGACGAAGGCTTCGAGGCGCGCGACTAG
- a CDS encoding DUF427 domain-containing protein, producing MARALWRGQVLAESDAPEELEGSLYFPPESVRWEHLRETTRETTCPWKGTARLYDVVVEGGVNPLAAWVYPSPTARAKHIGGHLAFWKGVDVER from the coding sequence ATGGCACGGGCGCTGTGGCGGGGCCAGGTCCTGGCGGAGAGCGACGCGCCGGAGGAGCTCGAGGGCAGCCTCTACTTCCCACCCGAGTCGGTGCGCTGGGAGCACCTGCGCGAAACCACCCGGGAGACGACGTGCCCGTGGAAGGGGACCGCGCGCCTCTACGACGTGGTCGTCGAGGGCGGGGTCAACCCGCTGGCCGCCTGGGTCTACCCCTCACCAACGGCACGGGCGAAGCACATCGGGGGTCACCTCGCGTTCTGGAAGGGCGTGGACGTCGAGCGCTAG
- a CDS encoding DUF1707 domain-containing protein has translation MNQEPDRTPDRLIDRARREAAIQALSQGFADDRLSLEEFEARVELAIKARTEDDLGRLLADLPAPLPAPVATPQPLATTRPTSARTRPANPERDERRQYVVAILSGATRKGEWEPSRHLFAYAFWGGAELDFREAALAPGVTNVTAIGIMGGVDIIVPPGVAVDVEGFALMGGIDQVHERGAGDDPDAPRIRVQGFALMGGVDVSVRQAGESKRQAARRRRASRKSLRRGS, from the coding sequence GTGAACCAGGAACCCGACCGGACACCCGACCGCCTCATCGACCGAGCCCGCCGCGAGGCCGCCATCCAGGCGCTGAGCCAGGGCTTCGCCGACGACCGCCTGAGCCTGGAGGAGTTCGAGGCCCGGGTGGAGCTGGCGATCAAGGCGCGCACCGAGGACGACCTGGGCCGCCTCCTGGCGGATCTGCCGGCGCCGCTGCCCGCGCCGGTGGCCACGCCCCAACCCCTCGCGACCACCCGCCCCACGTCCGCGCGCACCCGCCCCGCGAACCCGGAGCGAGACGAGCGCCGTCAGTACGTCGTGGCGATCCTGAGCGGCGCCACCCGCAAGGGCGAGTGGGAGCCCTCCAGGCACCTGTTCGCCTACGCCTTCTGGGGTGGCGCCGAGTTGGACTTCCGCGAGGCCGCGCTCGCGCCCGGCGTAACCAACGTGACCGCCATCGGCATCATGGGAGGCGTGGACATCATCGTCCCGCCGGGGGTGGCCGTGGACGTGGAGGGCTTCGCGCTGATGGGCGGCATCGACCAGGTGCACGAGCGCGGCGCCGGCGACGACCCGGACGCGCCGCGCATTCGCGTGCAGGGCTTCGCCCTGATGGGAGGCGTGGACGTCAGCGTGCGTCAGGCGGGGGAGTCCAAGCGCCAAGCGGCGCGGCGCAGGCGCGCCTCCAGGAAATCCCTGAGGCGCGGGTCTTGA
- a CDS encoding ABC transporter ATP-binding protein yields the protein MATVAPPHEEEALGRAYDARLMRRLLSYVRPHLGKVTLAVAMLVVGAALELVGPWLTKVALDQAIPQGDTRLLGLLALAFAGTLLGGFALAFAQTLLTTWLGQSVMYDLRKQLFGHLQRLHVAFFDRNPVGRLITRVTNDVEVLNELFASGIVTVFGDVFTLLFIVLVMLALDWRLALVTFLVLPFVFLAAFLFRSRIRAAYRQIRVRLARLNAYLQERLTGIEVLHLFGQEEKAAERFREIDRDYLSAHLRSITYYALFFPIIQVLTAVAIALILSYGGVRILDGALTVGVLAAFLQYAARFFRPIQDLSEKYNMLQGAMASSERIFTLLDTEPGVADPARPRALPLPARGEIEFRGVWFAYGKRPGEATEDDAGVPEQEWDWVLRDVSFRVAPGERVAVVGHTGAGKTTLISLLMRFYEPQRGEILFDGVPIRDVSLEDLRGRIGLVLQDIFLFSQDVRYNIALGREDLDEDSVRAAIERVGADALVDRLPRGLAQPLAERGASLSVGERQLLSFARALAFDPVVLVLDEATSSVDSELEARIETALEELLRGRTSLVIAHRLSTIQSADRILVFHHGALCESGSHAELLEAGGLYARLYELQFTAAA from the coding sequence TTGGCCACGGTCGCACCCCCACACGAAGAAGAGGCTCTGGGCAGGGCCTACGACGCGCGCCTGATGCGGCGCCTGCTGTCCTACGTGCGCCCGCACCTGGGCAAGGTGACGCTCGCCGTGGCCATGCTCGTCGTTGGCGCCGCGCTGGAGCTGGTCGGACCCTGGCTCACCAAGGTCGCGCTGGATCAGGCCATCCCGCAGGGTGATACGCGCCTGCTCGGCCTGCTGGCGCTCGCCTTCGCGGGCACCCTGCTGGGGGGCTTCGCGCTCGCGTTCGCCCAGACGCTGCTGACCACGTGGCTCGGCCAGAGCGTCATGTACGACCTGCGCAAGCAGCTCTTCGGGCACCTCCAGCGCCTGCACGTGGCGTTCTTCGACCGCAACCCCGTGGGGCGCCTGATCACCCGCGTGACCAACGACGTGGAGGTGCTGAACGAGTTGTTCGCGAGCGGCATCGTCACGGTGTTCGGCGATGTCTTCACGCTGCTCTTCATCGTCCTCGTCATGCTGGCGCTGGACTGGCGGCTCGCGCTGGTGACGTTCCTGGTGTTGCCGTTCGTGTTCCTGGCGGCGTTCCTGTTTCGCTCGCGCATCAGGGCCGCCTACCGGCAGATCAGGGTCCGCCTGGCGCGCCTGAACGCCTACCTGCAGGAGCGCCTCACGGGCATAGAGGTTCTGCACCTGTTCGGCCAGGAAGAGAAGGCCGCCGAGCGCTTCCGGGAGATAGACCGCGACTACCTGAGCGCCCACCTCCGGTCCATCACCTACTACGCGCTGTTCTTCCCGATCATCCAGGTGCTCACCGCGGTGGCCATCGCGCTGATCCTGAGCTACGGCGGCGTGCGCATACTGGACGGCGCGCTCACGGTCGGGGTGCTCGCGGCCTTCCTGCAGTACGCCGCGCGCTTCTTCCGGCCCATCCAGGACCTGTCGGAGAAGTACAACATGCTGCAGGGGGCGATGGCGTCCTCGGAGCGCATCTTCACGCTGCTGGACACCGAGCCGGGCGTGGCGGACCCGGCGCGGCCGCGCGCGCTGCCGCTGCCGGCGCGCGGCGAAATCGAGTTCCGCGGCGTGTGGTTCGCGTACGGGAAGAGGCCCGGAGAAGCCACGGAGGACGACGCAGGCGTCCCCGAGCAGGAGTGGGACTGGGTGCTGCGCGACGTGAGCTTCCGCGTCGCGCCGGGCGAGCGGGTCGCGGTGGTGGGGCACACGGGCGCGGGCAAAACCACGCTCATCAGCCTGCTGATGCGCTTCTACGAGCCGCAGCGCGGCGAGATCCTCTTCGACGGCGTGCCCATCAGGGACGTGTCGCTGGAGGACCTACGGGGGCGCATCGGGCTGGTCCTGCAGGACATCTTCCTGTTCAGCCAGGACGTCCGCTACAACATCGCGCTGGGCCGCGAGGACCTGGACGAGGACTCGGTGCGCGCGGCGATCGAGCGGGTGGGGGCCGACGCCCTCGTGGACCGTCTGCCCCGTGGCCTGGCGCAGCCGCTGGCCGAACGGGGCGCGTCGCTGTCGGTGGGGGAGCGCCAGCTGCTGTCCTTCGCGCGCGCGCTCGCCTTCGACCCGGTGGTGCTGGTCCTGGACGAGGCCACCAGCTCGGTCGACTCGGAACTCGAGGCGCGCATCGAGACGGCGCTCGAGGAGTTGCTGCGCGGCCGCACCTCGCTCGTGATCGCGCACCGCCTGTCGACCATCCAGAGCGCCGACCGGATCCTGGTCTTCCACCACGGCGCGCTGTGCGAATCGGGCAGCCACGCGGAGCTGCTGGAGGCCGGCGGGCTGTACGCGCGCCTGTACGAGCTGCAGTTCACGGCGGCCGCGTGA